In the Desulfosporosinus acidiphilus SJ4 genome, ATCCAGGAAGGAGTCAGTGCCTTATCGGCTTACGGTGACATCTTTTATCGCAATACTTTGGTTTCAGGAGTAATCCCGCAAATTTCTGTGATCATGGGACCCTGTGCCGGCGGCGCTGTTTATTCACCGGCTATTACCGACTTTACCTTTATGGTAGAAACCACCAGCCAGATGTTCATTACCGGTCCCCAAGTCATTAAATCTGTGACCGGGGAGGAAGTAACGACTGAAGAATTAGGCGGGGCCATGGTTCATAACCATACCAGCGGAGTAGCTCATTTTCTTTATCCTTCGGAAACTGAAACACTGGTAAGGGTGAGGGATTTGTTAACTTACTTGCCCCAAAATAATTTGGAGGAGTCACCTATCTTAGAGGACCGGCCCCCTGACACTGAAGCAGATGCCCTGCTAAAGGTAGTACCGATTGAACCCAACAAGCAATATGATGTCCGGGATGTCCTCAATCTGATCGTGGACGGCGGTGAACTTTTCGAAGTTCATCAGCATTTTGCCCAAAATATTGTAACCTCTTTTGCCCGTTTCGCGGGGATGTCAGTAGGAATTGTTGCCAATCAGGCCGCTTATCTCGCCGGTTGCTTAGATATCGATGCTTCCGATAAATTATCCCGCTTTGTACGTTTTTGTGATTGCTTTAATATACCCTTAGTTACCTTTGTCGATGTTCCCGGCTTTCTTCCGGGAGTTGACCAAGAGTACCGCGGAATTATCCGTCATGGGGCAAAAATTTTATACGCTTATTCTGAGGCCACAGTCCCCAAGATTACGATTATTCTGCGGAAGGCCTACGGCGGAGCTTATGTGGCAATGTGCAGCCGCTCCTTAGGCGCCGATGTTGCCGTAGCCTGGCCGACGGCGGAAATCGCAGTAATGGGGCCGGACGGTGCGGCTAATATTATCTTCCGGGAAGAAATAATGAAGTCGGCAGACCCCAAGGCCACGATGAAACAAAGGACTGAGGAATACCGAGAGAAGTTTGCAAATCCTTATATTGCTAGTGCCAAGGGCTTAATTGACAATGTGATTGATCCCCGCGACACCCGGAAAATAATTATTCAAAGTCTCAACATGCTGAATTCTAAGCGTGAAACACATCCGCGCAAGAAGCATGGCAATATACCTTATTAGGGGGTGGAACTATGTTTCGCAAAATCTTAATTGCTAACAGAGGGGAAATCGCTGTCCGAATAATTCGGACCTGCCGGGAGATGCAGGTCAGGACTATTGCAATATATACCGAAGCTGACAGAGGTTCTCTCCATGTTCAGCTGGCGGATGAAGCGGTTAAGTGTGTCTCCAGGGCAGGATACCTGGACATGGACTGGATTATCCAAACTGCCTTAACTATGGGTGTCCAGGCCATTCACCCAGGCTATGGTTTCTTAGCGGAAAATCCGCTTTTTGCAGAAAAAACTTTGCAGGCCGGTCTCATATTTATCGGTCCTGATGCCCGGATCATGACTTTAATGGGCGATAAAGCAAAAGCCAGGGAAACGATGGCTGCCGCTGGATTTCCCGTTGTTCCGGGAGGCTCGGGAATTGTCAGGAGCGCCGAAGAAACACTGCCTATCGCTAGGGCCTTAGGTTACCCGGTGCTGATCAAGGCCGTTGCCGGAGGAGGAGGACGGGGTATGCGCTTGGTTCTCGAAGAGGATCAACTTTTTCAGAGTCTGGAGAGTGCAAGCTCCGAGGCCAATGCCTGTTTCGGAAATTCGGATGTTTATTTGGAAAAATACCTTGAGGGATGCCGGCATGTGGAAATACAAATCTTGGCGGACAACTATGGTCAAGTTGTCACGTTAGGCGAACGAGATTGTTCAATTCAACGACGGCACCAGAAACTGATTGAAGAGTCACCGTCACCCGCGCTCACCGCCCAGCTTAGAGACCGCATGAGCAAAGTTTCCAGGGATGCAGTTAAAGCTGTTGCTTATCGTGGTGCAGGGACTCTGGAGTATCTCTTAGACAAAGATTTGAATTTTTACTTTATGGAAATGAACACCCGTATTCAGGTCGAACACACGGTGACAGAATTAATTTGCGGTCTTGATCTGATTAAAGAGCAGATCCGAATTGCAGCCGGAGAACCGCTAGGGTATGAGCAATCTGATATCCGGCTGACAGGCTGGGTCATGGAATGCCGTATTAATGCAGAGGATCCGGTGACGTTCCTGCCTGCACCGGGCAAAATCGACGTTTACCGTCCACCGGGGGGCTTTGGAGTCCGCGTCGACAGTGCCGCTTACTCAGGTTATACAGTGACTCCTTTTTATGACTCCCTAATTAGCAAACTGCTCGTTTATGGCCGGACGCGGAAGGGGGTTATTGCCCGAATGCAGCGCGCTTTGGCTGAATTCAGCATTCAGGGAGTAAAGACGACGATTCCATTTCACCAAAGGATTTTGGCTGACAGCGACTTCCAAAGAGGGGAATTCACAACGGATTTTATTCAGCAGAAGCTTGATTCGGAGAATGAGTTCTGCCTGGAATCCTCAGACCGCCCGGATCAAGACGATCAATCTAGAGACAATCTTCTGGCTGCGGTGCTTAGCGCAGCCGTGGAAGCTTATGGGGATTCAGAACACCAGCGCTACCGTATTATTAACATTCAAACTTCAGGTAAGATACGTTCCCCTTGGCGTTTGGCAAGTTTATATGGAGGAGGATTACTATGAAAAAGTTTCTGGTTCGTGTAAATGATCAGGAATTTGAAGTCGAAGTGGAAGAGTTAACTCAAAAGGCAGTTAATAATACTGCTGCTTTGCCAAAAAATCCGCAAAGAAATCAAATAACGGGTCATGGCAATGGGCAGGTTTTAGCTCCTATGCCCGGGGTCATTACTCAGACTCATGTAAAGATCGGTGATATAGTTAAAGCAGATCGAACGGTAGTGACTTTAGAAGCTATGAAAATGGAAAATCGAATACCCGCCGGTAAAGACGGGCGGGTATTCGATATCCTGGTCAGTGTTGGTCAAACTGTTTCTGCCGGTGAACTTCTTATTGTCATTCAGTGAACTCGTTCAGCTAAAGTCGAACCTCGGGGCTTCGAGTGGGGGATTCTACCCCAACCGAAG is a window encoding:
- a CDS encoding acyl-CoA carboxylase subunit beta: MDIYAKLSELTALQEAAKLGGGIGRINRQHENGKMTARERIDHLLDAGSFIETDTFIKGEMTDFTKPDVVNVGEGVVTGYGTIHGRLVYVFSQDFTVFGGALGELHSRKICKIMDLALKNGAPVIGLNDSGGARIQEGVSALSAYGDIFYRNTLVSGVIPQISVIMGPCAGGAVYSPAITDFTFMVETTSQMFITGPQVIKSVTGEEVTTEELGGAMVHNHTSGVAHFLYPSETETLVRVRDLLTYLPQNNLEESPILEDRPPDTEADALLKVVPIEPNKQYDVRDVLNLIVDGGELFEVHQHFAQNIVTSFARFAGMSVGIVANQAAYLAGCLDIDASDKLSRFVRFCDCFNIPLVTFVDVPGFLPGVDQEYRGIIRHGAKILYAYSEATVPKITIILRKAYGGAYVAMCSRSLGADVAVAWPTAEIAVMGPDGAANIIFREEIMKSADPKATMKQRTEEYREKFANPYIASAKGLIDNVIDPRDTRKIIIQSLNMLNSKRETHPRKKHGNIPY
- the accC gene encoding acetyl-CoA carboxylase biotin carboxylase subunit — translated: MFRKILIANRGEIAVRIIRTCREMQVRTIAIYTEADRGSLHVQLADEAVKCVSRAGYLDMDWIIQTALTMGVQAIHPGYGFLAENPLFAEKTLQAGLIFIGPDARIMTLMGDKAKARETMAAAGFPVVPGGSGIVRSAEETLPIARALGYPVLIKAVAGGGGRGMRLVLEEDQLFQSLESASSEANACFGNSDVYLEKYLEGCRHVEIQILADNYGQVVTLGERDCSIQRRHQKLIEESPSPALTAQLRDRMSKVSRDAVKAVAYRGAGTLEYLLDKDLNFYFMEMNTRIQVEHTVTELICGLDLIKEQIRIAAGEPLGYEQSDIRLTGWVMECRINAEDPVTFLPAPGKIDVYRPPGGFGVRVDSAAYSGYTVTPFYDSLISKLLVYGRTRKGVIARMQRALAEFSIQGVKTTIPFHQRILADSDFQRGEFTTDFIQQKLDSENEFCLESSDRPDQDDQSRDNLLAAVLSAAVEAYGDSEHQRYRIINIQTSGKIRSPWRLASLYGGGLL
- a CDS encoding biotin/lipoyl-containing protein; this translates as MKKFLVRVNDQEFEVEVEELTQKAVNNTAALPKNPQRNQITGHGNGQVLAPMPGVITQTHVKIGDIVKADRTVVTLEAMKMENRIPAGKDGRVFDILVSVGQTVSAGELLIVIQ